The Streptomyces rimosus genomic interval ATCGGTCGCGTCGCCGACCGTCTTGAGGTTCTTGACGTCGTCGTCGGGGATCTTCACGTCGAAGCGCTCCTCGGCGGCGACGACGACCTCGACCATGGACAGCGAGTCGACGTCCAGGTCGTCGGTGAAGGACTTCTCCAGCTGGACGTCCTCGGCGGGGATCCCGGCGATCTCGTTCACGATCTCGGCGAGACCGGCGACGATCTCTTCCTTGGTGGCGGCCATGATGGCGCTCCTTCGGTGATGTGTCGGGGAACTGGCACAGGTGCAGTTCCGGGTTGTGGTTCAAGCTCCGTACAGCCGCCGGAACGCGTTCGAGCGGATGGCGCTGCGCAGATCTTGCCTAGGGGAGGGTAACGACCGTCGCGGCGTACACGAGACCCGCCCCGAAGCCGATGACCAGCGCGGTGTCCCCGCTCTTGGCCTGGCCGGTCGCCAGGAGCCGCTCCATGGCGAGCGGAATCGAGGCGGCCGAGGTGTTGCCGGTGGTCTCCACGTCACGGGCGACCGTGACATTCTCCGGCAGTTTGAGGGTCTTCACCATCGAGTCGATGATCCGCATGTTGGCCTGGTGCGGGATGAAGACGTCCAGGTCGTCCGGGCTGACCCCGGCCGCGTCCAGCGCCTGCTGGGCGACCTTGGCCATCTCGAACACCGCCCACCGGAAGACCGCCTGGCCCTCCTGGGCGATGGCGGGGTAGCGGATCTCGTCCAGCGCCATCCGGGGCTCGGGGCCGTCGCCGCCGGGCACCGGGGTGCGGCGGTAGACGTCCCAGCCGAACGTCTGCTTGATCGTGTCGGCCTTGTCGCCCTCGGAGCCCCACACGGTCGGGCCGATCGCGGGCTCCTTGCCGGGGCCGACGACCACGGCGCCCGCGCCGTCGCCGAAGAGGAACGCGGTGGCCCGGTCCTCCAGGTCGGTCAGGTCCGACAGCCGCTCGACGCCGATGACGAGCACGTACTCCGCGCTGCCGTCGGTGATCATGCCCTTGGCGAGGGTGAGTCCGTAGCCGAATCCGGCGCAGCCGGCGGAGATGTCGAACGCGGCGGGCTTGCCCGCGCCGATCTTGTGCGCGATCTCGGTGGCGATGGCCGGCGTCTGCTTGAAGTGCGAGACGGTCGAGACGATCACCGCGCCGATCTGCTCGGGCGTGACACCGGCGTCCGCGATGGCCTTGCCGGCCGCCTCCACGGACATGGCCGACACGGTCTCCTCCGGGCCGGCCCAGTGCCGGGTGGCGATGCCGGAGCGCGAGCGGATCCACTCGTCGGAGGAGTCGATGTGCTTGAGGATCTCCTCGTTCGGCACCACGCGGGTCGGGCGGTAGCCGCCGACGCCCATGATGCGCGCGTACGCGGCGCCCTTGGCGGGCTTGATCTTCGAGGTCATGCTCTCGGGGCTCCTATTCGGCCGGGGCAGAGTGCTCGGCGATCAGCGTGCGGGCCGCGTCGAGGTCGTCCGGGGTCTTCAGGGCGAGCGTCTTGACGCCGGGCAGCGCGCGCTTGGCGATGCCGACGAGGGTGCCGCCGGGGCTGGCCTCGATGATGCCGGTGACGCCCAGCTCCTTGAACGTCTCCATGCACAGGTCCCAGCGCACCGGGTTGGCCACCTGGCCCACCAGGCGGCGGACGACGTCCTGCCCGTCGGTGACGACGTGGCCGTCCTTGTTGGACACGTACCGGGTGTGCGGGGCGGCGGGCGTGAGCTGCCCGACCGCTTCCTCCAGCGCCGTCACGGCCGGGGCCATGTGGACGGTGTGGAAGGCTCCGGCCACCTTCAACGGTACGACGCGGCGGGTGCCCTCGGGCTTGTCCTCG includes:
- a CDS encoding acyl carrier protein; the encoded protein is MAATKEEIVAGLAEIVNEIAGIPAEDVQLEKSFTDDLDVDSLSMVEVVVAAEERFDVKIPDDDVKNLKTVGDATDYILKHQG
- a CDS encoding ketoacyl-ACP synthase III; the protein is MTSKIKPAKGAAYARIMGVGGYRPTRVVPNEEILKHIDSSDEWIRSRSGIATRHWAGPEETVSAMSVEAAGKAIADAGVTPEQIGAVIVSTVSHFKQTPAIATEIAHKIGAGKPAAFDISAGCAGFGYGLTLAKGMITDGSAEYVLVIGVERLSDLTDLEDRATAFLFGDGAGAVVVGPGKEPAIGPTVWGSEGDKADTIKQTFGWDVYRRTPVPGGDGPEPRMALDEIRYPAIAQEGQAVFRWAVFEMAKVAQQALDAAGVSPDDLDVFIPHQANMRIIDSMVKTLKLPENVTVARDVETTGNTSAASIPLAMERLLATGQAKSGDTALVIGFGAGLVYAATVVTLP